From a region of the Dyella jiangningensis genome:
- a CDS encoding LacI family DNA-binding transcriptional regulator, with product MATESSAPVHRKTTLSDIAAGCGVSRATVSLVLRGSPLVNKHTRARVEEELRRQGYVYNRAAANLRRRTSSSIALVVNELANPFFAEFAAGVDETLGEAGFVTLLGSTGESTTREQAVLGSLIEHGPGGIILSPAEGSEARNVLTAIGAHLPVVLFNRELGGRLPQYAHWDRLMLDNRPGTRQATEHLIARGHRRIAFFGGHDDASSTRERHAGYVEAMQAAGLKIEPHWRVQTTPTRIDAVRATPALFEGGSKPTAAVCYNDAVALGLILGLHQRGLQAGRDFAVTGFDDIAEASMSVPPLTTLSTAPRARGRQAAELLLARLRDPQAPASTVIAPVELVVRESSCPLS from the coding sequence ATGGCCACGGAAAGCTCCGCCCCCGTCCACCGCAAGACCACGCTCAGCGACATCGCTGCCGGTTGCGGTGTTTCGCGCGCCACGGTGTCGCTGGTTTTGCGCGGCAGCCCGCTGGTGAACAAGCACACGCGCGCACGCGTCGAGGAAGAACTGCGACGCCAGGGCTACGTCTACAACCGTGCCGCAGCGAACCTGCGTCGGCGTACGTCGTCCAGCATCGCGCTGGTGGTGAACGAACTGGCGAACCCGTTCTTCGCCGAATTCGCCGCCGGTGTGGACGAAACGCTCGGCGAAGCCGGTTTCGTCACCCTGCTCGGCAGCACCGGCGAATCGACCACGCGCGAACAGGCCGTGCTCGGCTCGCTGATCGAGCATGGCCCGGGCGGCATCATCCTGTCGCCGGCCGAAGGCAGCGAGGCGCGCAACGTACTCACGGCGATCGGCGCGCATCTGCCGGTGGTGCTGTTCAACCGCGAACTGGGCGGACGCCTGCCGCAGTACGCGCATTGGGATCGCCTGATGCTGGACAACCGTCCCGGCACGCGGCAAGCCACGGAACACCTGATCGCGCGCGGCCATCGACGCATCGCCTTCTTCGGCGGCCACGACGACGCCAGCTCGACGCGCGAACGCCACGCCGGTTACGTCGAGGCGATGCAGGCCGCCGGGCTGAAGATCGAACCGCACTGGCGCGTGCAGACCACGCCTACGCGCATCGACGCGGTGCGCGCCACGCCCGCGCTGTTCGAAGGCGGCAGCAAGCCCACCGCCGCCGTCTGCTACAACGATGCGGTCGCGCTCGGCCTGATTCTTGGATTGCACCAGCGCGGCCTGCAGGCAGGTCGCGATTTTGCCGTCACCGGCTTCGACGATATCGCCGAAGCCTCCATGAGCGTGCCGCCACTGACCACCTTGTCCACCGCGCCGCGCGCGCGCGGACGGCAGGCCGCCGAACTTCTCCTTGCACGCCTGCGTGATCCGCAGGCACCGGCAAGCACCGTTATCGCGCCGGTGGAGCTGGTCGTGCGCGAAAGCAGCTGTCCCCTTTCCTGA
- a CDS encoding carbohydrate kinase family protein: MSRSILCFGEALIDFHSEGNDSHGYPRSFVPFAGGAPANVAVAVARLGGAAAFAGMLGKDVFGDFLLDSLHSAGVDTTGIARTDEANTALAFVSLDGHGERSFTFYRPPSADLLFRPEHFREESLRNAAVFHVCSNSMTDPALAETTRDGMRRASDAGALVSFDLNLRPALWPRGVDPRPLVWPALHLADVVKLSTEELAWLAVDGEDAVLEKLWEGRTRLLVVTDGPGALRWFHPDADGELPAYAVRAVDTTAAGDAFVGGLLHGLASLETSQDRIDHLVTELPRLHATLRFAAACGALTVTRQGSFTAMPDEAEVLAFMENYA; encoded by the coding sequence ATGTCCCGCTCTATTCTTTGTTTTGGCGAAGCCCTGATCGATTTCCATAGCGAAGGCAACGACTCCCACGGCTATCCGCGCAGCTTCGTGCCCTTCGCCGGCGGCGCGCCCGCCAATGTCGCAGTCGCGGTCGCACGCCTCGGCGGCGCCGCGGCGTTCGCCGGCATGCTTGGAAAAGACGTCTTCGGCGACTTCCTGCTCGACAGCCTGCACAGCGCGGGCGTCGATACCACGGGCATCGCGCGCACGGACGAAGCGAACACCGCACTCGCCTTCGTGTCGCTGGACGGCCATGGCGAGCGCAGCTTCACCTTCTACCGCCCGCCCTCGGCCGACCTGTTGTTCCGGCCGGAGCACTTCCGCGAGGAAAGCCTGCGCAACGCCGCGGTCTTCCACGTGTGCTCCAACAGCATGACCGACCCCGCTCTGGCCGAAACCACGCGCGACGGCATGCGCCGTGCGAGCGACGCGGGCGCCTTGGTGAGCTTCGATCTGAACCTGCGCCCGGCCTTGTGGCCGCGCGGCGTCGATCCGCGTCCGCTGGTGTGGCCCGCGCTGCATCTGGCCGACGTGGTGAAGCTCAGCACCGAAGAACTCGCCTGGCTCGCGGTGGATGGCGAAGACGCCGTGCTCGAAAAGCTTTGGGAAGGCCGCACGCGTCTGCTGGTGGTCACCGACGGCCCGGGCGCGCTGCGCTGGTTCCATCCCGACGCGGACGGCGAATTGCCGGCCTATGCCGTGCGCGCGGTCGACACGACCGCGGCGGGCGATGCCTTCGTGGGCGGCCTGCTGCACGGCCTCGCCTCGCTGGAGACGTCGCAGGACCGCATCGACCACCTCGTCACCGAGCTGCCCCGCCTGCACGCCACGCTGCGTTTCGCCGCCGCCTGCGGCGCACTCACCGTGACGCGCCAAGGCTCGTTTACCGCCATGCCCGACGAAGCCGAAGTGCTGGCCTTCATGGAGAACTACGCATGA
- a CDS encoding AGE family epimerase/isomerase, with the protein MTTPDFRSEAFLREHIAQTMAFYHPHAIDPEGGFFHYYKDDGTIYDRSHRHLVSSTRFVFNYAMAHIEFGNPEYLDAVHHGLRYLRDVHRNPATGGYAWTIRDGKPEDTMYHAYGVAFVLLAYSTAKKAGVHEAEAWMDETWELLEKHYWDADAGLYRDEANDQWQFTGYRGQNANMHMCEAMLAAYQASDEPRYLERALQLADHMTRRQAAKANGLVWEHYDIDWNVDWKYNLDNPKHLFRPWGFQPGHQTEWAKLLLIMEPLLLERGREEDWLVPTAKHLFDTALARAWDNEFGGIAYGFAPDGSVCDDDKYFWVQAESLAAAALLHARTGLAEYDAWYEKLWDYSWKHFVDHTYGAWYRILTRDNRKYDDEKSPAGKVDYHTMGACYEVIALIREGGVP; encoded by the coding sequence ATGACCACGCCCGATTTCCGCAGCGAGGCATTCCTGCGCGAACACATCGCGCAGACGATGGCGTTCTACCACCCGCACGCGATCGACCCCGAAGGCGGCTTCTTCCACTACTACAAGGACGACGGCACGATCTACGACCGCAGCCATCGCCACCTGGTGAGCAGCACGCGCTTCGTCTTCAACTATGCGATGGCGCACATCGAGTTCGGCAATCCCGAATACCTCGATGCCGTGCACCACGGCCTGCGCTACCTGCGCGACGTGCACCGCAACCCGGCCACCGGCGGCTACGCCTGGACCATCCGCGACGGCAAGCCCGAGGACACCATGTACCACGCCTATGGCGTTGCCTTCGTGCTGCTCGCCTACTCCACCGCCAAGAAGGCCGGCGTGCACGAGGCCGAGGCGTGGATGGACGAAACCTGGGAACTGCTGGAGAAGCACTACTGGGACGCCGACGCCGGCCTCTACCGCGACGAGGCCAACGACCAGTGGCAGTTCACCGGCTATCGCGGCCAGAACGCCAACATGCACATGTGCGAGGCCATGCTCGCGGCCTACCAGGCCAGCGACGAACCGCGCTACCTCGAACGCGCGCTGCAACTCGCCGACCACATGACGCGTCGCCAGGCCGCCAAGGCCAATGGCCTCGTGTGGGAACACTACGACATCGACTGGAACGTCGACTGGAAGTACAACCTCGACAATCCCAAGCACCTGTTCCGCCCATGGGGCTTCCAGCCCGGCCACCAGACCGAATGGGCCAAGCTGCTGCTGATCATGGAACCGCTGCTGCTCGAACGCGGCCGCGAGGAAGACTGGCTGGTGCCCACCGCCAAGCACCTGTTCGATACCGCTCTGGCGCGCGCATGGGACAACGAGTTCGGCGGCATCGCCTACGGCTTCGCGCCGGATGGCAGCGTGTGCGACGACGACAAGTACTTCTGGGTACAGGCCGAATCGCTGGCCGCCGCGGCGCTGCTGCATGCACGCACCGGACTGGCCGAGTACGACGCATGGTACGAAAAGCTGTGGGACTATTCGTGGAAGCACTTCGTCGACCACACCTACGGCGCGTGGTATCGCATCCTCACCCGCGACAACCGCAAGTACGACGACGAGAAGAGCCCTGCCGGCAAGGTCGACTATCACACCATGGGCGCGTGTTACGAGGTCATCGCGTTGATTCGGGAGGGTGGCGTACCGTAA
- a CDS encoding mechanosensitive ion channel family protein has product MSSQAPHGVDGTSSSAARRARADACRRVVLLLMLALLPLRVAWADSSPQAPAPSTSSSLAGNPEGAPVVVWNRTVVTLYAPYHGMSAEERAHAAGERIENALDTLKADHLSISWIEAGGESGAAVRADNLVLFGVLPGDVGTDDRAAIEQAAERGAAVLREIIREREQARQPRLLLVGVLYSALATVILIVLCWALIRLDRFVQRKLIAVTQARLRLDVAGFDLRPMMWTLVRRGVSLVRLALTLFFGYLWLSFVLKRFPYSHPWGSRLGDYLMQIGLQLMTGLVNQLPNLLTLIVIFLVTRGVTRLIAAWFQAVEEGAVQVGWLEAPTARVTSRLVSTLVWLFALIVAYPYIPGAGTDAFKGVSVFLGLMLSLGSAGIVNQVMSGLVVLYSRAVRVGDFVRVGDHEGMVVEMGALSMKLVTRKREEITVPNSVLSSTSMRNFTRQSRDTGLLITTSVTIGYDTPWRQVVAMLEQAASRTDGLQAEPRPFVLQTALSDFYIEYQLNVAIQRPASYVMILSELNRHIVDIFNEFGVQIMSPHFEEQPKEKVWVPHEQWYAAPASRDRRPTAPPGATASSMSDGRPPV; this is encoded by the coding sequence ATGAGCAGCCAGGCTCCCCACGGCGTTGATGGCACGTCTTCTTCCGCAGCGCGTCGCGCGCGGGCCGATGCGTGCCGCCGCGTGGTCCTGCTGTTGATGCTCGCCTTGCTGCCGCTCCGGGTGGCGTGGGCGGATTCATCGCCACAGGCCCCCGCGCCCAGCACGTCATCGTCGCTGGCGGGAAACCCCGAGGGCGCGCCCGTCGTGGTGTGGAATCGCACCGTGGTCACCCTGTATGCGCCCTATCACGGCATGAGCGCCGAAGAGCGCGCGCATGCCGCAGGCGAACGCATCGAAAACGCGCTCGATACGTTGAAGGCGGACCATCTTTCGATCTCGTGGATCGAGGCCGGCGGCGAGAGCGGCGCCGCGGTGCGCGCGGACAATCTGGTCTTGTTCGGCGTGCTTCCCGGCGACGTAGGTACCGATGACCGCGCCGCCATCGAGCAGGCCGCGGAGCGCGGCGCGGCGGTGCTGCGCGAGATCATTCGCGAACGGGAGCAGGCGCGGCAGCCACGCCTGTTGCTGGTCGGCGTGCTGTACAGCGCGTTGGCCACGGTGATCCTGATCGTCCTTTGCTGGGCGTTGATCCGCCTGGATCGCTTCGTGCAGCGCAAGCTGATCGCGGTCACCCAGGCGAGGTTGCGCCTCGATGTCGCCGGCTTCGACCTGCGGCCGATGATGTGGACGCTGGTACGGCGTGGCGTATCGCTGGTGCGCCTGGCGCTCACGCTGTTCTTCGGTTACCTGTGGCTGAGCTTCGTGCTCAAGCGGTTCCCCTATAGCCATCCGTGGGGTTCGCGTCTGGGCGATTACCTGATGCAGATCGGCCTGCAATTGATGACGGGCTTGGTCAACCAGCTGCCCAACCTGCTCACGTTGATCGTGATCTTCCTGGTCACGCGAGGCGTGACGCGCCTCATCGCCGCATGGTTCCAGGCCGTCGAGGAAGGAGCGGTGCAGGTGGGTTGGCTCGAGGCGCCGACGGCGCGCGTCACCAGTCGCCTGGTGTCGACGCTGGTGTGGCTGTTCGCACTGATCGTGGCGTACCCATACATTCCCGGTGCCGGCACCGATGCGTTCAAGGGCGTGTCGGTGTTCCTCGGCCTGATGCTGTCGCTGGGGTCGGCGGGTATCGTCAACCAGGTGATGAGCGGCCTGGTCGTGCTCTATTCGCGCGCGGTGCGCGTGGGCGATTTCGTGCGCGTGGGTGACCACGAGGGCATGGTGGTGGAAATGGGCGCGCTGTCGATGAAGCTGGTCACGCGCAAGCGCGAGGAGATCACCGTGCCGAACTCGGTGCTTTCTTCCACCTCCATGCGCAACTTCACGCGCCAGTCCCGCGACACCGGTCTCTTGATCACCACCTCCGTCACGATCGGCTACGACACGCCGTGGCGACAGGTCGTGGCGATGCTGGAACAGGCCGCGTCCAGGACCGACGGCCTGCAGGCGGAGCCGCGTCCGTTCGTGCTGCAGACGGCGCTGTCAGACTTCTACATCGAGTACCAGCTCAATGTGGCGATCCAGCGCCCCGCCAGCTACGTGATGATCCTGTCGGAACTCAACCGCCACATCGTCGACATCTTCAACGAGTTCGGCGTGCAGATCATGTCGCCGCACTTCGAGGAACAGCCGAAAGAGAAGGTGTGGGTGCCTCACGAACAGTGGTACGCCGCGCCGGCCTCCCGCGACCGACGCCCCACGGCGCCGCCCGGCGCGACGGCGTCGTCGATGTCCGACGGAAGGCCGCCCGTCTGA
- a CDS encoding SDR family NAD(P)-dependent oxidoreductase codes for MLPVDTLDTALVTGASTGIGAAYADRLAARGHPLVLVARNREALDTLAARLSREHRVKVDVLPADLTSSAQRAEVERRLREDEAIGTLVNNAGASVAGGLAEARLDDVEAMIGLNVVAPTRLTGALLPRLLARGRGSIINIASALAIAPELSVGAYAATKSYLLTYTLSLHKEVNGRGVQVQAVLPGITRTAIWEHAGKDIDSFPEHMIMEVDEMVDAALAGYDMGELVTVPSLPDGEEWNGYDEARRRLFPELSRSQAADRYKSDIPEDA; via the coding sequence ATGCTGCCCGTCGACACCCTGGATACCGCACTGGTCACCGGCGCCTCCACCGGCATCGGTGCCGCCTATGCCGATCGCCTCGCGGCGCGCGGCCATCCGCTGGTGCTGGTGGCGCGCAACCGGGAGGCGCTGGACACGCTGGCGGCGCGCCTGTCGCGTGAGCATCGCGTGAAGGTCGACGTGCTGCCTGCCGACCTTACCTCGTCGGCACAGCGCGCCGAGGTGGAGCGGCGGCTCCGCGAAGACGAGGCGATCGGCACGCTGGTGAACAACGCGGGCGCCTCGGTCGCCGGCGGGCTCGCCGAAGCGCGGCTCGACGACGTCGAGGCGATGATCGGGCTCAACGTCGTCGCCCCGACGCGGCTGACCGGCGCGCTGCTTCCCCGCCTCCTCGCGCGCGGTCGCGGTAGCATCATCAACATCGCATCGGCGCTGGCGATCGCGCCGGAACTTTCCGTCGGCGCCTATGCGGCCACCAAGAGCTATCTGCTTACCTACACGCTATCGCTGCACAAGGAAGTGAACGGGCGCGGCGTGCAGGTTCAGGCCGTGCTGCCCGGCATCACGCGTACGGCGATCTGGGAACACGCGGGCAAGGATATCGACAGCTTTCCCGAGCACATGATCATGGAAGTGGACGAGATGGTCGACGCCGCGTTGGCCGGCTACGACATGGGCGAACTCGTCACCGTGCCGTCGCTGCCCGACGGCGAGGAATGGAACGGCTACGACGAAGCGCGGCGACGCCTGTTTCCCGAGCTTTCGCGAAGCCAGGCGGCCGATCGCTACAAGAGCGATATTCCCGAAGACGCCTGA
- a CDS encoding DoxX family protein — protein MRYTLLEGSRDGMILLARILLMVLFVIFGWGKLLGFGATVTYMDSVGLPLPTVTAAVTVIMELFVGLAIVIGFYTRPLALLLGLYTLGAAVIGHQFWHMIDPDRIEAMINFYKNVSIAGGLLMLCITGPGRYSLDGR, from the coding sequence ATGCGATACACGTTACTGGAAGGCAGCAGGGACGGCATGATTCTCCTCGCACGCATCCTGCTGATGGTCCTGTTCGTGATTTTCGGCTGGGGCAAGCTGCTCGGATTCGGCGCCACGGTCACGTACATGGATTCGGTCGGCCTGCCGCTTCCCACGGTGACCGCCGCCGTCACCGTGATCATGGAGCTGTTCGTGGGGCTGGCGATCGTCATCGGCTTCTACACGCGACCGCTGGCCCTGCTGCTTGGTTTGTATACGCTGGGCGCCGCGGTGATCGGGCACCAGTTCTGGCACATGATCGATCCGGATCGCATCGAGGCGATGATCAATTTCTACAAGAACGTCAGCATCGCCGGTGGCCTGCTGATGCTGTGCATCACCGGCCCGGGCCGCTACTCGCTGGACGGCAGGTAG
- a CDS encoding ArsR/SmtB family transcription factor: protein MESTDALSALGALAHEHRLSLFRLLVQAGDEGMAVGELAEATGLAGATLTNHLHVLRRAELVTDERRGRVIQCRANYAQMDALLGFLTENCCAGSPSANCAPSRCKPTRRKP from the coding sequence ATGGAATCAACTGACGCTCTCTCCGCCCTCGGCGCCCTGGCCCATGAACATCGTCTCTCGCTGTTCCGCCTGCTCGTGCAGGCCGGCGACGAAGGCATGGCCGTGGGCGAACTGGCGGAAGCGACCGGCCTTGCCGGCGCGACGCTCACCAATCACCTGCACGTCCTGCGTCGCGCCGAACTGGTGACGGACGAGAGGCGCGGCCGCGTCATCCAGTGCCGCGCCAACTATGCGCAGATGGATGCCCTGCTCGGTTTCCTTACCGAAAACTGCTGCGCCGGTTCGCCAAGCGCGAACTGCGCACCGTCCCGTTGCAAGCCCACGCGGAGAAAGCCATGA